CGTCGGGCCGGATCCACCACGCCCGGCCGCTTCACTAGCCGCCCGCGGGCGCGGTAGACTCGCCCCGCAGGGCCCATGGCGGTCCCCTCTCCCCGGATCCCCGCAGCAGGCGGCCCAAGACACGGCCCGGTTGGTTCCTTGGCAAAAAACTCCTCGGCGGTGATCGCGCTCGACTACTTGCTCGCCCCCGAGGCGAGCGAGCTGGGCTCGCTGGTGGTGGTCGCGGGCGACGAGCCGTTTCTCAAACGCGAGGTGATGCAGTCGGTCCGCGGGCGGTTGTCCGCCGACAACGAGCTGGCGTGCAGCGTCTTCGCCGGCCGCGAGTGCGACTGGCGGGACGTTTCCGATTCGCTCACCAGCGTCTCGTTGTTTGGCGGCGCGTCGGCCGCCGTGGTCGAGGACGCCGACACATTTGTCACCCGCTACCGGCCCCAGCTCGAGGACTACGCCGCCAAGGAGAAGCACCCCGGCACGCTGGTGCTCGACGTCAAGCAGTGGCCCGGCAACACCCGGTTGGCGAAGGCCCACGCCGGCAAGGGCGCCCTTATCAAGTGCCAGATCCCCGACCGGGGCGCCGAGCTTGGCGCCTTCCAGCGGTCGGCCAAGAAGTGGCTCGCCCAGCGGGCCGAGAGCACGCACGAGGCGTCGATCGACGCCGGCGCCCTCGACGCGTTGTTCGACCTGCTGCCGTTGAGCCTTGGCGTGATGGACCAGGAGGTGAGCAAGCTGGCCCTGCTCGCCAGCGAGACCAAACGGATCGACGCCGCCCTCGTGCGCGCGCACGTAGGCGGCTGGCGGACCCGCAAGACCTGGGACATGATCGACGCCATCGCCGACGGCGACGCCCGGGGAGCCATCGAGCAGCTCGACCGCCTGCTCCGCGCAGGCGAGCAGCCGATCGGGCTGATGGCCCAGGTCGGGTCCTCGCTGCGGAAGTTCTCGGCGGCGGCTTGCCTGATCGAGCAGGCCGAGGCCGCCGGCCGCCGCACCTCGCTCCGCGACGCGCTCGAGCGGGCCGGCATCATGCGGTTCAAGCTCACCGACGCCGAGCGGCAGTTGAAGCAGATCGGCCGTGGCCGCGCGGCCCAGCTCGACCAGTGGCTGCTCGACTCCGACCTGGCGCTCAAGGGGCACAACAGCACCGCGAACCGCGCCCGCACCGAGCTCGAGCGGCTGATTGTCCGGCTGAGCAAGGCGGCCGACGAGCGCCGCGCCGGTTGAGCCCACTCGCCAGCGGTGCTGGCGCCCGCATCTCGCTGCGGCGCTGGGCGGCAACTGACGTTGCCCGCCGGTCAACGTTGCCTTAACATCCGCGGCCCGTGCTATCAGCCAACCGCGTCTGTTTGGTCTTGCTTCCCATGCCCCGTACCCGCCTGCTCACGTTCGTCTGCCTGTGCCTTGTGATGGGCGCGGGCTGCCAGTCGTCGCTCAAGTCGGTTGCGCGGGCCACCACAGGCCGCCTGGACCCGCCGAACATCGCCGGCCGCGCGCCGACGCCCGAGGCGCCGCCCGCCGGCCCGACGCCGCTCGTCGAGCCGACCCGCGAGGAGGCCTTTGCCTCGGTGCTGGGGGACCTGCAGGAGATCGGCCGCACCCACCCGGAGGCCCAGCGGCAGCTAGTCGCTCAGCTGGACAAGTCCGACCCGGCCCACTGGGACGGCCTCGTGCAGCGGATGAAGTCGGGCCTCGAGTACCGCCAGGAGCTCGCCGGCGAGTCGGCAACGTCGAGCGTGATGCAGACGTCGTCGCAGTCGCCCGCCGCTGCGGGGCAGCACTCGACCACCAACTACGCTTCGCACACGTCGGCCCCGCTGCCTCAGCAGCCCTCGACCTGGCCCGCCACGCCGCAGCTTCCCGGCGCCGCCCCCAGCAACGCCGCCGGCGTGATTCAGCCCGCCAGCCAGATCATCAACAACCCTTACATGCCCGCCGCTACGCAGCCGGCCGCGGGGCAGGGCGCCGAGTCGCGGCGGTTTGACCCGGAACTGACGCAGACCGCCGCCAGCGGCGCGATGTACCAGCAGGGCACCGCCGAGCACCGCTCGGCCCCCTACCCAGTAACCACCCCCTCAACCGCCGCCGCCCAGCCGGTGAGCTTCGCGGCGAGCGCCAGCCAGCCGCCGGCGTCGGACGCCGCGGCCGAGCCGAACACACCCGCCGAGCCAACGACGCCCGCTTCCTGGGACGAGTCGCTGCAGGCGTCAATCGACCAACTGAAAGCCGAACTGCACGACCGCCCCCAGAGCATCGACGAGGCCTACCAGCACGTCCGCCTGCGGCTGCTGCAGCTCGCCGCCGGCAACCCCGACGACGCGGCCTCCGCGGCCCCCGGGCTGACCGCCACCGAGCAGCAGTACTGGTCGCACCAGATGCTGACCATCAGCACGCTGCTCGACAACGAATCGCAGCCGGAGGTCCGCCGCCGCGCCGCGGCCGGCGGCCTGCACCTGCAGCACGCCGTGACCGCCCTCGAGCAGCTCGGCAGCCTGACCGTGGGCCACCTGCGGTTCTGCAAGGAGGTCTACGGTTTCGGGGCCTACGAGCCGCTCAAGCAGGCACGCTTCAAGCCGGGCGAGGAGGTCAAGGTCTATGCCGAGGTCGCCAACTTCAAGACCGTCACCACCGCCGAGGGCGAGCACACGTCGCTCGCCACGAGCTACCGCGTGCTCGACCAGCACGGCTCCCGCGTCGACGGGGGCGAGGTGCCGGTGGTCAACGACTACTGCGCGTCGCGTCGCCGCGACTTCCACATCCAGTACGGCATTACGCTGCCCCGCGCGATCTACCCCGGTGAATACGTGCTCGAGCTGACGCTCACCGACCAGCTCGGCGACAAGATCGGCCACGGCACGATCGACTTCACCATCGGCGCCGACGGCCAGTAGTCCGCACAACCAGCGGGTCGATCGCGAGGTCGGCTACGGCTAAGGTTACGGCTGCTGGGGCTCGTCGTTTTTCGCGTCGCCCTTGTCGTACTCGTCGGTCAGAACCGATGGGCAGACCTCTTTCTCCCCGCACTGGTCGCACACGATGTGGATCAGGTCGGGGCCGCTGAGCCGGAGGTGGTTGACCTCGCAGAGCTTGTAGAGCTCACGCAGGTGGGAGCAGGGCATGGGGTGTTTTCCTTGCGGCTTTGCGAGCCGCTATGAACGGCCGATGCGGGCGTCTTCGTCGTCCTCAAGCAGTCGTGCGGCCTCGCTGTCGAGGTCGTCGAGCTGCCCGTCTCGGACGGCCCAGCAGAACGCCACGACGCCCACACCCGCCAGCAGCAGGGCGACCGGCAGCATGATGTAAACGACCGACATACGTCATCGAGTGAAGGGGAATAAGGGCTAAACGACGCCCCCGATTGTAGCATTCTCGGCCCTGACTCACCTACTCGTTTGCACAACCGCGCGGCAGACTTTTGTCCCCAATTCCGACTTCGATTGATAGGGATAGAAGTCGCGGCCCATCGCCGGCCCCGAGGGCCGCTTGACGCTGCTATAGCAGCCTCTGCCAGATCAGCCTTGCGGTTTGGTCGAGGACTTTCGTCCCCTTCTGCTCGTCTGTGCGGACAAAACGGCGCTGCGGCGCTCGCCACTTGCCCGGATCCGCCGCAGAGGAGCTCCGCGCTACGACTTGATGTTGACCTCCATTGGACCGCGCGTAACCGCCGATTGCCACAACGAAATGTCCAGAAAAGCGGGCCCGTACTCCCACGACGGCCCCGCGGCGACCATTGCCGCTCGACACGCCACCCGGCGTCCGCCTCGCGGCGACGGTTCATGCCCCATCGATTGCCCCGCGCGGTCCCCTTTGCTAGCCTGCCTGCGACGGCGCCCCTAAAAGCAACCCCGCACCCCGCCCAGGCAGACAATGCAATCGGACGAAATACAGCCGAAGGTGTGGGTCGCTTGGTTCTCCGTCGGCTGCATCGCGGCGGCGACGGTGCTGACGTTCGTCGGCTCGTGGCTCACACCCGACGCGAACATGGTGGCCAGCACCATCAGCGACGTCGCCGCGGGGCCGTACGACTGGGTGCAAGACAGCGGCTTCTACATCCTCTCGGCGGGCCTGTTGGCGCTGGCGTACGGCATGTACAACCTGCACACCCAGCGCTGGCACTGGCTGGCGGCGATCGCCACGCTGCCGATCATGGCCGTCGCGGTCACCGTGATGGGGTTCTACCAAGAGTACGGCGACGGCGATCACGAGTCGGGCGAGATCCACATCTATCTGGTGTACGCGTTTGGGTTCGCGTTCTTGGCGCTGCTGCTGTTGTCGATCCCCCACCT
Above is a window of Posidoniimonas polymericola DNA encoding:
- the holA gene encoding DNA polymerase III subunit delta; the protein is MAKNSSAVIALDYLLAPEASELGSLVVVAGDEPFLKREVMQSVRGRLSADNELACSVFAGRECDWRDVSDSLTSVSLFGGASAAVVEDADTFVTRYRPQLEDYAAKEKHPGTLVLDVKQWPGNTRLAKAHAGKGALIKCQIPDRGAELGAFQRSAKKWLAQRAESTHEASIDAGALDALFDLLPLSLGVMDQEVSKLALLASETKRIDAALVRAHVGGWRTRKTWDMIDAIADGDARGAIEQLDRLLRAGEQPIGLMAQVGSSLRKFSAAACLIEQAEAAGRRTSLRDALERAGIMRFKLTDAERQLKQIGRGRAAQLDQWLLDSDLALKGHNSTANRARTELERLIVRLSKAADERRAG
- the ccoS gene encoding cbb3-type cytochrome oxidase assembly protein CcoS, which translates into the protein MSVVYIMLPVALLLAGVGVVAFCWAVRDGQLDDLDSEAARLLEDDEDARIGRS
- a CDS encoding DUF998 domain-containing protein; the encoded protein is MQSDEIQPKVWVAWFSVGCIAAATVLTFVGSWLTPDANMVASTISDVAAGPYDWVQDSGFYILSAGLLALAYGMYNLHTQRWHWLAAIATLPIMAVAVTVMGFYQEYGDGDHESGEIHIYLVYAFGFAFLALLLLSIPHLMTHNSWWRPLNLWWLALWIAGAVYYFNMGTGYDGLVERALGFAYLAWMFLLAWRLAIEGGSPWGKTAATTE